From Apium graveolens cultivar Ventura chromosome 9, ASM990537v1, whole genome shotgun sequence, the proteins below share one genomic window:
- the LOC141686925 gene encoding anthocyanidin 3-O-glucosyltransferase 5-like: MVTAQQVTKPHIAFLSTPGIGNLVPLLEFAKHLVINHNVHVSFLVINTEAPKMQHHLLHSSTLPADLQVVNLPSVDVSSLVNDDMDVLTRLTYICQQSLKPLRATLIELNLPKALIIDIFTTDAFLICKDLGIPVYSFFTSPTKFLALALCLPKLDKEIECEYVDLPEFQVPGCKAVPMDDLVEHLLNRKDEEYKSFLTHVSRLTMAAGVFVNTWDDLELKSTWLDGIRNDPFYKTLPAPPVYPVGPLIKRDEAVPEFDEYIISWLNNQSPNSVLLVSLGSGGTLTTDQLTELAWGLEMSKHKFILVVRKPNDFSACGTFFDAGSDGEDPESYLPEGFVRRTAEVGLVVPSWAPQVPILRHKAVGGFLSHCGWNSTLESIVHGVPMIAWPLYAEQKMNATLLTEEIAIAVKPIEASREMRGKKLVKREEIERVVKLLIGGEEGKVMRGKAHELKETASKALKSGGSSYDLISSVVESWK; this comes from the coding sequence ATGGTGACTGCTCAACAGGTCACAAAGCCTCATATTGCCTTCCTCTCAACCCCTGGTATAGGCAACCTGGTCCCTCTCCTGGAATTCGCAAAACATCTAGTCATCAACCACAATGTCCATGTCAGCTTCCTAGTCATCAACACCGAAGCACCTAAAATGCAGCACCATCTCTTACACTCCTCCACCCTCCCTGCAGACCTCCAGGTTGTGAATCTTCCCTCGGTGGACGTCTCCTCGCTTGTCAACGACGACATGGACGTTCTTACGCGACTCACTTACATATGCCAACAATCTCTCAAACCTCTCCGAGCAACTCTTATTGAGTTAAACCTCCCTAAAGCCCTGATAATCGATATTTTCACCACGGATGCATTCTTGATTTGCAAAGACTTGGGCATTCCCGTGTACTCGTTCTTTACTAGCCCTACTAAATTTCTTGCTCTGGCATTGTGCCTTCCTAAGCTTGACAAGGAAATTGAATGCGAGTACGTGGATCTACCTGAGTTCCAAGTCCCTGGATGTAAAGCTGTGCCAATGGATGATTTGGTGGAACATCTATTAAACAGGAAGGATGAGGAGTACAAAAGCTTCTTGACTCATGTGAGTAGGTTAACTATGGCTGCAGGGGTTTTTGTTAACACATGGGATGATTTGGAATTGAAATCCACTTGGTTAGACGGGATTAGAAATGATCCGTTTTACAAAACTCTACCTGCTCCACCTGTTTATCCAGTTGGACCGTTGATTAAGAGAGATGAAGCAGTGCCTGAATTTGATGAATACATCATATCGTGGCTGAATAATCAATCGCCTAATTCTGTGCTTTTGGTGTCCCTTGGTAGTGGTGGTACATTGACTACTGACCAACTGACTGAGTTGGCTTGGGGTTTGGAAATGAGTAAGCACAAGTTCATTCTTGTGGTGCGGAAACCCAATGACTTCAGCGCTTGTGGCACATTTTTTGATGCTGGGAGCGACGGAGAAGATCCAGAGTCTTACCTGCCGGAAGGGTTTGTGAGGAGGACAGCTGAAGTTGGACTTGTGGTGCCGTCATGGGCTCCACAAGTACCAATACTCCGCCACAAGGCAGTAGGAGGTTTCTTGTCACATTGCGGATGGAACTCAACGTTAGAGAGCATTGTTCATGGAGTGCCAATGATTGCTTGGCCTCTCTATGCAGAGCAGAAGATGAATGCAACCTTGTTGACAGAGGAAATTGCAATAGCGGTGAAGCCAATTGAAGCGTCTAGGGAGATGAGAGGAAAGAAGTTGGTGAAAAGGGAAGAGATCGAGAGGGTGGTGAAACTATTGATAGGAGGTGAAGAAGGTAAGGTCATGAGAGGCAAGGCTCATGAGCTTAAAGAGACTGCATCAAAGGCATTAAAATCTGGAGGCTCTTCCTATGATTTGATTTCTTCTGTTGTGGAATCTTGGAAGTAA